One Glycine max cultivar Williams 82 chromosome 6, Glycine_max_v4.0, whole genome shotgun sequence DNA segment encodes these proteins:
- the LOC100808283 gene encoding serine/threonine protein phosphatase 2A 57 kDa regulatory subunit B' kappa isoform — translation MLKQFLSKLPRKAPKPDSDESCRADSSSSDDSPHAAGRNTRPPGGGGASGAAKKASSSAVFPASTVSLIEPLVPFKDVPSSEKMNLFVSKLSLCCVTFDFTDPGKNTVEKEVKRRTLVELVDFVSSCGSSRFGEPAILAVCRMCAINLFRVFPPNYRSNRGGENDDDEPAFDPAWPHLQLVYELLLKFITSNCLDAKVAKKYIDHSFILSLLELFDSEDPRERDCLKTILHRVYGKFMVHRPYIRKSINNLFYKFVFETERHNGIAELLEIFGSIISGFALPLKEEHKIFLWRVLIPLHKPKSIGVYFQQLSYCVTQFIEKEPKLASIVIRGMLKYWPVTNSQKEVMFLGELEEILETINMVEFQRVMVPLFWRIGCCINSLHFQVAERTLFLWNNDHIVNLIAHNRQVILPIIFPALEKNSQGHWSQAVLNLTHNVRKMFVEMDEKLFLASHSQFKEEEAMLNTAAEKRKEAWKQLEHAASLQPVTGNTPVLVSPI, via the exons ATGCTCAAGCAATTCCTCAGCAAACTCCCTCGCAAGGCACCGAAACCCGACTCGGACGAGTCATGCCGAGCCGACTCGTCGAGCTCGGACGATTCCCCACACGCCGCCGGCAGAAACACCCGCCCTCCCGGCGGCGGAGGAGCTTCCGGCGCCGCGAAGAAAGCATCCTCGTCGGCGGTTTTTCCGGCGAGCACGGTGTCGTTGATTGAACCTTTGGTGCCGTTTAAGGATGTTCCGAGTTCCGAAAAGATGAACCTTTTCGTGAGCAAGCTTAGCCTGTGTTGTGTCACGTTCGATTTCACGGACCCTGGTAAGAACACGGTGGAGAAAGAGGTGAAGAGAAGAACCCTTGTTGAACTCGTTGATTTCGTTTCCTCTTGTGGGTCCTCGAGGTTCGGTGAACCTGCTATTCTTGCTGTTTGCAGAATGTGTGCTATTAATCTCTTCCGTGTTTTCCCGCCAAATTATAGGTCCAATCGTGGTGGTgagaatgatgatgatgagccAGCATTTGATCCCGCTTGGCCTCATTTGCAGCTTGTGTATGAATTGCTGCTTAAGTTTATAACCTCAAATTGTCTCGATGCTAAGGTGGCTAAGAAGTACATTGACCATTCGTTTATTTTAAGTTTGTTGGAGTTGTTTGATTCGGAGGATCCTAGGGAGAGGGACTGCTTGAAGACGATTCTGCATAGGGTTTATGGCAAGTTCATGGTGCATAGGCCCTACATAAGGAAATCTATTAACAACTTGTTTTATAAGTTTGTGTTTGAGACTGAGAGGCACAATGGGATTGCGGAGTTGTTGGAGATCTTTGGGAGCATAATTAGTGGGTTTGCTTTGCCTCTGAAGGAGGAGCACAAGATCTTCTTGTGGAGGGTTTTGATCCCCTTGCACAAGCCCAAGTCTATCGGGGTGTACTTCCAGCAGTTGTCTTATTGCGTTACGCAGTTTATCGAGAAAGAGCCCAAGTTGGCAAGCATTGTGATAAGGGGGATGTTGAAGTATTGGCCTGTAACCAACAGTCAGAAAGAGGTGATGTTCCTGGGTGAACTGGAGGAAATTTTGGAAACAATTAACATGGTAGAGTTCCAGAGGGTCATGGTCCCGTTGTTTTGGCGGATTGGATGCTGCATTAACAGTTTGCACTTCCAG GTAGCTGAAAGAACCCTTTTCTTATGGAACAACGACCATATTGTCAACTTGATCGCTCACAACCGACAAGTGATCCTGCCAATCATATTTCCAGCCTTAGAGAAGAATTCTCAGGGCCACTGGAGCCAGGCAGTGCTCAACCTAACTCATAAcgtgagaaaaatgtttgtggaGATGGATGAGAAGCTGTTCCTGGCTTCTCATTCTCAGttcaaggaagaagaagcaatgcTAAACACAGCAGCGGAGAAGCGGAAGGAAGCATGGAAACAACTAGAGCATGCAGCCAGTCTCCAGCCTGTGACTGGAAATACCCCAGTTTTAGTGTCTCCAATTTGA
- the LOC100795904 gene encoding E3 ubiquitin-protein ligase At1g63170, which translates to MDFVSPQLHSEVPFDTHPLLMARPTHHVIDITGSSGPSTSSSSTPHDRLANDVDFGALNSRTSRRRGDTTRSSRQHRSPLNSGLWICVELVITVSQIVASVVVLSLSKHEHPRAPLFAWIVGFASGCVATLPLLYWRYYHNCLVRELESSSQASLRSNDPSGTLLSDSTTNGGEDVPASSRSNQESWLMNARLKLLVEYFKIAVDCFFAIWFIVGNVWIFGGHSSADQAPNLYRLCVVFLTFSCIGYAMPFILCATICCCLPCIISILGVREDMAQTPGASSESINSLPTYKFKMKKNKSKGESNSAVSEGGVVASGTEKERMISGEDAACCICLAKYENNDELRELLCSHLFHKDCVDKWLKINALCPLCKSEVSENVRGSVSGEDANQHQGESRIENGLTNTSS; encoded by the exons ATGGACTTTGTCTCGCCACAGCTACATTCTGAAGTCCCATTTGACACTCACCCCTTGTTAATGGCGCGCCCTACTCACCATGTCATTGACATTACGGGGAGTTCCGGACCGTCCACTTCGTCTTCTTCCACACCCCATGATAGGCTTGCCAATGATGTGGATTTTGGTGCTTTGAATTCTAGGACTAGTAGAAGGCGAGGGGATACTACGCGTAGTAGTAGGCAGCATAGGAGTCCTTTGAATTCGGGTTTGTGGATATGTGTTGAGTTAGTGATCACCGTGAGCCAGATTGTTGCGTCGGTTGTTGTTCTATCGTTGTCAAAGCATGAGCATCCGCGTGCCCCTCTGTTTGCTTGGATTGTTGGGTTTGCGTCTGGGTGTGTTGCTACCCTCCCTTTGCTGTATTGGCGGTATTATCATAATTGCCTTGTTCGGGAGCTAGAGTCATCATCTCAGGCCTCTCTGAGGAGTAATGATCCTTCGGGGACACTTCTTTCCGATTCCACGACGAATGGAGGGGAAGATGTTCCGGCATCTTCCAGAAGCAACCAAGAGTCGTGGTTGATGAATGCAAG ATTGAAGCTACTAGTAGAATACTTCAAAATTGCTGTAGATTGCTTTTTTGCTATATGGTTTATTGTTGGAAATGTATGGATTTTTGGAGGACATTCATCTGCTGATCAAGCACCTAACTTGTACAG GTTATGTGTAGTGTTTCTTACTTTTAGCTGTATTGGTTATGCTATGCCCTTCATTCTATGTGCAACAATTTGCTGCTGCCTGCCTTGCATAATTTCCATCCTTGGGGTTAGAGAGGATATGGCACAAACCCCAGGTGCATCCTCTGAATCAATTAATTCTCTGCCGACTTATAagttcaaaatgaagaaaaataaaagcaaagggGAAAGCAACTCAGCTGTTAGTGAAGGTGGAGTTGTGGCTTCAGGAACTGAAAAGGAACGTATGATCTCTGGAGAAGATGCA GCTTGCTGCATCTGCCTGGCAAAGTATGAAAATAACGATGAGCTGAGAGAATTGCTTTGTTCTCACCTATTTCACAAAGACTGTGTCGACAAGTGGTTGAAGATAAATGCTTTATGCCCCCTTTGCAAGAGTGAGGTTAGTGAGAACGTAAGAGGATCAGTCTCTGGGGAAGATGCCAACCAACATCAGGGTGAAAGCAGGATTGAGAATGGCCTCACCAACACCTCATCGTAA
- the LOC100808809 gene encoding uncharacterized protein isoform X1, with translation MRLISRDLFISSRYRYRLLPLSVEHPLLGFTLCFRRRSYIAAPFHFFATFLRQEPIPSMQMAQLEPLMNKVDSSGRQIEMGLLGPVSSDIVAQSQGTSNEHVGLLRAVPGEPMSQGLPLLSMHSERVEVQASNPGMHQILSANKQSMQMGMLLKSSGPQQQTTTPKRKAPMELSSSISFNKRVAAMGNRPWLQQVPNASNKGSLQMQSPSNASRTQHLAASSKRKTQLDNTPSKSGTPRAMSSKSQNTQMKQSSKVQTESSDSVRSKMRESLAAALALVSQQGKPQPPNNNTPNDAANTRVKLENSSQCAGSAPASIDASLEQRQDISQSVNSSFAVADSVGHAAGEHMQSTTYEDFPEKYKDFEAGSTNASDNENILSSMHVLNCDKQDFQSSYTLTTDDVPFSDGFFMKDDLLQGNGLSWVLSDMVDVGNQRESQPNIEQRSEPEETGGGCREEVPLPELLASRIEAELFKLFQGVNKKYKEKGRSLLFNLKDRNNPELRERVMFGKIPPEQLCSMTAEELASKELSQWRIAKAEELAQMVVLPDSDGDFRRLVKKTHKGEFQVEVEHEDNVPVEEVSGGTTSVARSQTIKKDVEDASPSKPDVKTDAEKGNLQKDDTFSITISSNDGADPMQGLITDDALKDSDFLEPIVSLDDFMYSLTYAPPFENLPVESGKVVPTSDKDDSGVGTKSKPADLTPNEQADITGDNKSEKFQSTHVNSDSLKEKKVNAESGAISSDVGYSGSQADMKSTDGRTKERSTDDVKSASSDAELRGNLFRAEERYDNDNRYSKDAIPTKGECLWEGMLQPNISSTHSVISIFKSGEKTAAKDWPGFLEIKGRVRLDAFEKFLQDLRQSRSRAIMVSHFVSKESDDQSTLREVADSYILDERVGFAEPVPGVELYFCPPHKKTVEMLSNILPKEQIEPVNSIDNGLIGIIVWRKTNLTSSISPTTASHHKHSSKRQYFSRRQQDINVNANSTHKAVPSMGVKTTENDDDDVPPGFGPPAARVEDDLPEFNFSGSSNPSHLGQKSMGPPNMVPLHSANPAPPRPAEQMRELVHKYGQNKPNVPSVNWQDKFGGTIQPWNDDDDDIPEWQPQNSQNQFPPQQTMHNFHLRPHILNQSFPGSQQQPIMTPQYLQPPMNVTHGQRNFDPQWVPSPQGSNLQPGGGPPYAQGTTWPQDASRSRGY, from the exons ATGCGGTTAATATCGCGTGACTTGTTTATATCTTCTCGCTATCGTTATCGTCTCCTTCCTTTGTCCGTCGAACATCCTCTTTTAGGGTTTACACTCTGCTTTCGGCGCCGCTCATACATAGCAGCTCCCTTTCACTTCTTCGCAACATTTCTTCGTCAAG AGCCGATACCAAGTATGCAGATGGCTCAATTGGAGCCCCTTATGAACAAGGTTGATTCGTCAGGGAGACAGATTGAAATGGGGCTCTTGGGTCCCGTATCCAGTGATATCGTGGCACAGTCGCAGGGAACCTCGAATGAACATGTTGGATTATTGAGAGCTGTGCCTGGTGAACCTATGTCTCAGGGATTGCCCCTTTTGAGCATGCACAGTGAGCGGGTAGAAGTACAAGCAAGTAATCCAGGAATGCATCAAATTCTTTCCGCTAACAAACAGTCCATGCAAATGGGTATGCTTCTGAAAAGCTCAGGGCCACAGCAGCAGACAACAACTCCCAAGCGCAAGGCACCAATGGAATTATCGTCCAGTATCTCCTTTAACAAGCGGGTTGCAGCAATGGGAAATAGACCTTGGTTGCAGCAAGTACCTAATGCATCAAATAAAGGTTCTCTGCAGATGCAATCCCCATCAAATGCCTCTAGGACACAACATTTGGCAGCTTCTAGCAAGAGAAAAACACAGTTGGATAACACTCCCAGTAAATCTGGGACACCTCGGGCCATGAGTTCTAAAAGTCAAAATACGCAGATGAAGCAGTCCTCCAAGGTTCAAACTGAATCATCTGATAGTGTTAGGTCCAAGATGAGAGAGTCTTTAGCTGCTGCTCTGGCCTTGGTTTCTCAGCAAGGTAAACCTCAGCCCCCAAACAATAATACACCGAATGATGCTGCCAATACTCGGGTTAAATTAGAGAACAGCTCTCAATGTGCTGGATCAGCACCTGCATCCATCGATGCTTCACTGGAGCAAAGGCAGGATATTTCTCAATCAGTTAATTCCTCTTTTGCTGTGGCTGATTCAGTTGGCCATGCGGCAGGAGAGCACATGCAAAGTACAACATATGAAGATTTTCCAGAAAAATACAAGGACTTCGAAGCAGGATCCACAAACGCATCGGACAATGAAAACATACTGAGTTCTATGCATGTCTTGAACTGTGATAAGCAAGATTTCCAGTCAAGTTATACTTTGACTACTGATGATGTTCCTTTCAGTGACGGTTTCTTTATGAAAGATGATCTTCTGCAGGGAAATGGTCTTTCGTGGGTATTATCTGATATGGTGGATGTCGGAAATCAAAGGGAAAGTCAACCTAATATAGAGCAGAGATCAGAACCTGAGGAAACGGGTGGAGGTTGTAGGGAGGAGGTCCCTTTGCCTGAACTTTTGGCATCAAGAATAGAGGCAGAACTCTTCAAGCTGTTTCAAGGTGTGAATAAGAAGTACAAAGAAAAAGGGAGGTCTCTCTTATTCAATTTAAAAGATCGCAATAATCCTGAACTTAGAGAAAGGGTCATGTTTGGTAAAATTCCTCCAGAACAATTATGTTCTATGACAGCTGAAGAACTTGCTTCAAAGGAGCTCTCTCAATGGCGGATAGCCAAGGCTGAGGAGCTTGCTCAAATGGTGGTTTTACCTGATTCAGATGGTGATTTTAGACGTTTGGTCAAGAAGACACATAAAGGTGAATTTCAAGTGGAAGTTGAACACGAAGACAATGTCCCTGTGGAGGAGGTTTCAGGTGGTACAACCTCTGTTGCTCGAAGCCAAACTATAAAAAAGGATGTGGAAGATGCTTCTCCTTCCAAACCTGATGTGAAAACTGATGCCGAGAAAGGCAATTTGCAGAAGGATGATACATTTTCCATCACCATTTCTTCCAACGACGGGGCTGATCCCATGCAAGGGCTTATTACTGATGATGCATTAAAGGACTCTGACTTTCTTGAACCAATTGTTTCTCTTGATGATTTCATGTATTCTCTTACATATGCGCCTCCATTTGAAAATTTACCAGTAGAATCTGGGAAAGTGGTACCTACCTCAGACAAGGATGATTCCGGGGTTGGAACAAAATCAAAACCTGCTGATTTAACACCAAATGAGCAAGCGGATATCACTGGTGATAATAAGTCTGAGAAGTTTCAAAGCACACATGTAAATTCAGATTCTTTAAAGGAGAAAAAGGTTAATGCTGAATCTGGGGCCATTTCTTCTGATGTGGGATACAGTGGGAGTCAAGCTGACATGAAGTCAACTGATGGTCGTACCAAGGAAAGGTCAACTGATGATGTGAAGTCTGCTTCCAGCGATGCTGAGTTGAGAGGCAATCTCTTTCGTGCGGAAGAGAGATATGATAATGACAATAGGTACTCGAAGGATGCAATCCCCACTAAGGGTGAATGCCTCTGGGAGGGAATGCTTCAACCAAATATCTCTAGCACTCATTCAGTCATAAGCATCTTTAAGAG TGGTGAGAAAACTGCTGCTAAAGACTGGCCTGGGTTTCTCGAGATCAAGGGAAGGGTTCGACTTGATGCATTTGAGAAATTTCTGCAAGACCTTCGACAGTCCAGAAGTCGTGCAATCATG GTTTCGCATTTCGTTTCCAAAGAGTCGGATGATCAATCAACTCTACGTGAG GTGGCTGACTCGTACATTTTGGACGAGAGAGTAGGATTTGCTGAGCCTGTCCCTGGAGTTGAACTTTACTTTTGCCCACCTCATAAGAAAACAGTTGAAATGCTCAGCAACATACTTCCAAAGGAACAAATTGAGCCAGTTAATTCTATTGATAATGGCCTAATTGGTATTATTGTATGgagaaaaactaatttaacttcGTCTATATCACCCACCACTGCATCACATCACAAACATAGCTCTAAAAGACAATACTTCAGTAGGAGACAGCAAGATATAAATGTGAATGCCAATTCTACCCATAAAGCAGTGCCCTCTATGGGCGTTAAGACAACTgagaatgatgatgatgatgtgccTCCCGGATTTGGGCCACCAGCGGCCCGAGTGGAGGATGACCTGCCAGAGTTTAATTTTTCCGGCAGTTCAAATCCGTCACATTTGGGCCAAAAATCAATGGGACCACCAAATATGGTCCCATTACACTCGGCTAACCCAGCCCCACCACGCCCTGCAGAACAAATGAGGGAACTTGTGCACAAATATGGGCAAAACAAACCAAATGTACCTTCGGTAAACTGGCAGGATAAATTTGGGGGAACAATTCAACCctggaatgatgatgatgatgacataCCTGAATGGCAGCCCCAAAACTCCCAGAATCAGTTTCCTCCCCAACAGACAATGCACAACTTTCATCTTAGGCCTCACATTTTGAATCAATCATTTCCGGGTTCACAGCAACAGCCAATAATGACACCACAATATCTTCAACCCCCAATGAATGTGACCCATGGTCAAAGAAATTTTGACCCTCAGTGGGTTCCTTCTCCCCAGGGTAGCAACCTACAGCCAGGAGGTGGACCACCCTATGCGCAAGGCACTACCTGGCCTCAAGATGCGTCTAGAAGTAGAGGATATTAG
- the LOC100808809 gene encoding death-inducer obliterator 1 isoform X2, which translates to MSNNLVSEPIPSMQMAQLEPLMNKVDSSGRQIEMGLLGPVSSDIVAQSQGTSNEHVGLLRAVPGEPMSQGLPLLSMHSERVEVQASNPGMHQILSANKQSMQMGMLLKSSGPQQQTTTPKRKAPMELSSSISFNKRVAAMGNRPWLQQVPNASNKGSLQMQSPSNASRTQHLAASSKRKTQLDNTPSKSGTPRAMSSKSQNTQMKQSSKVQTESSDSVRSKMRESLAAALALVSQQGKPQPPNNNTPNDAANTRVKLENSSQCAGSAPASIDASLEQRQDISQSVNSSFAVADSVGHAAGEHMQSTTYEDFPEKYKDFEAGSTNASDNENILSSMHVLNCDKQDFQSSYTLTTDDVPFSDGFFMKDDLLQGNGLSWVLSDMVDVGNQRESQPNIEQRSEPEETGGGCREEVPLPELLASRIEAELFKLFQGVNKKYKEKGRSLLFNLKDRNNPELRERVMFGKIPPEQLCSMTAEELASKELSQWRIAKAEELAQMVVLPDSDGDFRRLVKKTHKGEFQVEVEHEDNVPVEEVSGGTTSVARSQTIKKDVEDASPSKPDVKTDAEKGNLQKDDTFSITISSNDGADPMQGLITDDALKDSDFLEPIVSLDDFMYSLTYAPPFENLPVESGKVVPTSDKDDSGVGTKSKPADLTPNEQADITGDNKSEKFQSTHVNSDSLKEKKVNAESGAISSDVGYSGSQADMKSTDGRTKERSTDDVKSASSDAELRGNLFRAEERYDNDNRYSKDAIPTKGECLWEGMLQPNISSTHSVISIFKSGEKTAAKDWPGFLEIKGRVRLDAFEKFLQDLRQSRSRAIMVSHFVSKESDDQSTLREVADSYILDERVGFAEPVPGVELYFCPPHKKTVEMLSNILPKEQIEPVNSIDNGLIGIIVWRKTNLTSSISPTTASHHKHSSKRQYFSRRQQDINVNANSTHKAVPSMGVKTTENDDDDVPPGFGPPAARVEDDLPEFNFSGSSNPSHLGQKSMGPPNMVPLHSANPAPPRPAEQMRELVHKYGQNKPNVPSVNWQDKFGGTIQPWNDDDDDIPEWQPQNSQNQFPPQQTMHNFHLRPHILNQSFPGSQQQPIMTPQYLQPPMNVTHGQRNFDPQWVPSPQGSNLQPGGGPPYAQGTTWPQDASRSRGY; encoded by the exons ATGTCCAACAATCTGGTTTCAGAGCCGATACCAAGTATGCAGATGGCTCAATTGGAGCCCCTTATGAACAAGGTTGATTCGTCAGGGAGACAGATTGAAATGGGGCTCTTGGGTCCCGTATCCAGTGATATCGTGGCACAGTCGCAGGGAACCTCGAATGAACATGTTGGATTATTGAGAGCTGTGCCTGGTGAACCTATGTCTCAGGGATTGCCCCTTTTGAGCATGCACAGTGAGCGGGTAGAAGTACAAGCAAGTAATCCAGGAATGCATCAAATTCTTTCCGCTAACAAACAGTCCATGCAAATGGGTATGCTTCTGAAAAGCTCAGGGCCACAGCAGCAGACAACAACTCCCAAGCGCAAGGCACCAATGGAATTATCGTCCAGTATCTCCTTTAACAAGCGGGTTGCAGCAATGGGAAATAGACCTTGGTTGCAGCAAGTACCTAATGCATCAAATAAAGGTTCTCTGCAGATGCAATCCCCATCAAATGCCTCTAGGACACAACATTTGGCAGCTTCTAGCAAGAGAAAAACACAGTTGGATAACACTCCCAGTAAATCTGGGACACCTCGGGCCATGAGTTCTAAAAGTCAAAATACGCAGATGAAGCAGTCCTCCAAGGTTCAAACTGAATCATCTGATAGTGTTAGGTCCAAGATGAGAGAGTCTTTAGCTGCTGCTCTGGCCTTGGTTTCTCAGCAAGGTAAACCTCAGCCCCCAAACAATAATACACCGAATGATGCTGCCAATACTCGGGTTAAATTAGAGAACAGCTCTCAATGTGCTGGATCAGCACCTGCATCCATCGATGCTTCACTGGAGCAAAGGCAGGATATTTCTCAATCAGTTAATTCCTCTTTTGCTGTGGCTGATTCAGTTGGCCATGCGGCAGGAGAGCACATGCAAAGTACAACATATGAAGATTTTCCAGAAAAATACAAGGACTTCGAAGCAGGATCCACAAACGCATCGGACAATGAAAACATACTGAGTTCTATGCATGTCTTGAACTGTGATAAGCAAGATTTCCAGTCAAGTTATACTTTGACTACTGATGATGTTCCTTTCAGTGACGGTTTCTTTATGAAAGATGATCTTCTGCAGGGAAATGGTCTTTCGTGGGTATTATCTGATATGGTGGATGTCGGAAATCAAAGGGAAAGTCAACCTAATATAGAGCAGAGATCAGAACCTGAGGAAACGGGTGGAGGTTGTAGGGAGGAGGTCCCTTTGCCTGAACTTTTGGCATCAAGAATAGAGGCAGAACTCTTCAAGCTGTTTCAAGGTGTGAATAAGAAGTACAAAGAAAAAGGGAGGTCTCTCTTATTCAATTTAAAAGATCGCAATAATCCTGAACTTAGAGAAAGGGTCATGTTTGGTAAAATTCCTCCAGAACAATTATGTTCTATGACAGCTGAAGAACTTGCTTCAAAGGAGCTCTCTCAATGGCGGATAGCCAAGGCTGAGGAGCTTGCTCAAATGGTGGTTTTACCTGATTCAGATGGTGATTTTAGACGTTTGGTCAAGAAGACACATAAAGGTGAATTTCAAGTGGAAGTTGAACACGAAGACAATGTCCCTGTGGAGGAGGTTTCAGGTGGTACAACCTCTGTTGCTCGAAGCCAAACTATAAAAAAGGATGTGGAAGATGCTTCTCCTTCCAAACCTGATGTGAAAACTGATGCCGAGAAAGGCAATTTGCAGAAGGATGATACATTTTCCATCACCATTTCTTCCAACGACGGGGCTGATCCCATGCAAGGGCTTATTACTGATGATGCATTAAAGGACTCTGACTTTCTTGAACCAATTGTTTCTCTTGATGATTTCATGTATTCTCTTACATATGCGCCTCCATTTGAAAATTTACCAGTAGAATCTGGGAAAGTGGTACCTACCTCAGACAAGGATGATTCCGGGGTTGGAACAAAATCAAAACCTGCTGATTTAACACCAAATGAGCAAGCGGATATCACTGGTGATAATAAGTCTGAGAAGTTTCAAAGCACACATGTAAATTCAGATTCTTTAAAGGAGAAAAAGGTTAATGCTGAATCTGGGGCCATTTCTTCTGATGTGGGATACAGTGGGAGTCAAGCTGACATGAAGTCAACTGATGGTCGTACCAAGGAAAGGTCAACTGATGATGTGAAGTCTGCTTCCAGCGATGCTGAGTTGAGAGGCAATCTCTTTCGTGCGGAAGAGAGATATGATAATGACAATAGGTACTCGAAGGATGCAATCCCCACTAAGGGTGAATGCCTCTGGGAGGGAATGCTTCAACCAAATATCTCTAGCACTCATTCAGTCATAAGCATCTTTAAGAG TGGTGAGAAAACTGCTGCTAAAGACTGGCCTGGGTTTCTCGAGATCAAGGGAAGGGTTCGACTTGATGCATTTGAGAAATTTCTGCAAGACCTTCGACAGTCCAGAAGTCGTGCAATCATG GTTTCGCATTTCGTTTCCAAAGAGTCGGATGATCAATCAACTCTACGTGAG GTGGCTGACTCGTACATTTTGGACGAGAGAGTAGGATTTGCTGAGCCTGTCCCTGGAGTTGAACTTTACTTTTGCCCACCTCATAAGAAAACAGTTGAAATGCTCAGCAACATACTTCCAAAGGAACAAATTGAGCCAGTTAATTCTATTGATAATGGCCTAATTGGTATTATTGTATGgagaaaaactaatttaacttcGTCTATATCACCCACCACTGCATCACATCACAAACATAGCTCTAAAAGACAATACTTCAGTAGGAGACAGCAAGATATAAATGTGAATGCCAATTCTACCCATAAAGCAGTGCCCTCTATGGGCGTTAAGACAACTgagaatgatgatgatgatgtgccTCCCGGATTTGGGCCACCAGCGGCCCGAGTGGAGGATGACCTGCCAGAGTTTAATTTTTCCGGCAGTTCAAATCCGTCACATTTGGGCCAAAAATCAATGGGACCACCAAATATGGTCCCATTACACTCGGCTAACCCAGCCCCACCACGCCCTGCAGAACAAATGAGGGAACTTGTGCACAAATATGGGCAAAACAAACCAAATGTACCTTCGGTAAACTGGCAGGATAAATTTGGGGGAACAATTCAACCctggaatgatgatgatgatgacataCCTGAATGGCAGCCCCAAAACTCCCAGAATCAGTTTCCTCCCCAACAGACAATGCACAACTTTCATCTTAGGCCTCACATTTTGAATCAATCATTTCCGGGTTCACAGCAACAGCCAATAATGACACCACAATATCTTCAACCCCCAATGAATGTGACCCATGGTCAAAGAAATTTTGACCCTCAGTGGGTTCCTTCTCCCCAGGGTAGCAACCTACAGCCAGGAGGTGGACCACCCTATGCGCAAGGCACTACCTGGCCTCAAGATGCGTCTAGAAGTAGAGGATATTAG